The Campylobacter concisus genome has a window encoding:
- the fliW gene encoding flagellar assembly protein FliW: MIFSVKSPILGFEHIKTMELIELDKFFVKLASKDDETSFTMINPFALRSYEFDIPSYYEELMDIKESSQLRIYNIIVVALPLEKSTVNFVAPIVCNMDNMTLSQVVLDVTKYPQYGQAEMIENFIQK; the protein is encoded by the coding sequence ATGATTTTTAGTGTTAAAAGCCCTATTTTAGGCTTTGAGCATATCAAGACGATGGAACTGATTGAGCTCGATAAATTTTTTGTTAAGTTAGCAAGTAAAGATGACGAAACATCTTTTACAATGATAAATCCTTTTGCGTTAAGAAGTTATGAATTTGACATCCCAAGCTACTACGAAGAGCTTATGGACATTAAAGAGAGCTCACAACTTAGAATTTACAACATTATCGTAGTTGCCCTCCCTCTTGAGAAATCAACCGTGAATTTCGTGGCTCCTATCGTTTGCAATATGGACAATATGACTTTATCTCAAGTAGTGCTTGACGTTACAAAGTATCCACAATACGGACAAGCCGAGATGATAGAAAATTTCATACAAAAGTAG
- a CDS encoding methylated-DNA--[protein]-cysteine S-methyltransferase produces the protein MSKAYLKSPIGILEIVASENGICEINFVDKFEKVAVKDENLKLCLDELKAYFKGELKKFSVRLDIKTTKFRAKIYEILQKVPYGETTTYAALALAAGHKNAYRAAGSANAKNLLPIIIPCHRVLSHSGLGGYSGGEGLPTKIWLLEHEAKHK, from the coding sequence GTGTCAAAAGCCTACCTAAAATCGCCCATTGGAATTTTAGAGATCGTTGCTAGCGAAAATGGAATTTGTGAGATAAATTTTGTAGATAAATTTGAAAAAGTAGCGGTAAAAGATGAAAATTTAAAGCTGTGTTTAGATGAACTAAAGGCTTATTTTAAAGGCGAGCTTAAAAAATTTAGCGTTAGACTTGATATAAAAACGACCAAATTTAGAGCCAAAATTTATGAAATTTTACAAAAAGTGCCATACGGCGAAACGACCACATACGCAGCTCTTGCACTTGCTGCAGGTCATAAAAACGCTTACCGCGCAGCGGGATCTGCAAATGCCAAAAACCTACTGCCTATCATCATCCCTTGCCACAGAGTGCTCTCTCACAGCGGCCTTGGTGGCTACTCAGGCGGCGAAGGCCTGCCAACTAAAATTTGGCTTTTAGAGCACGAAGCAAAGCATAAATAG
- a CDS encoding outer membrane protein assembly factor BamD, whose translation MKKFSKFLAVVALLGLFSGCAEKYTELYNLTPDEWYAQVIADIKDGDLESADKHYVSMASEHVASPLLEQILLILAQAHANDEEYLMANHYLDEYIKRYGDNGPKTEFAQYLKIKANFDSFTQPNRNQKLMEDSVTEIEKFLYMYPNTEYKPLIETMLIKFKLALYFLDMQIADLYKRTGRDVSAKIYEQKLEESPFKNSDLIKPDVAWYRKLFE comes from the coding sequence ATGAAAAAATTTTCTAAATTTCTAGCAGTTGTAGCTCTTTTAGGGCTTTTTAGTGGTTGTGCTGAAAAATACACCGAACTTTACAATCTAACTCCAGACGAGTGGTACGCTCAAGTTATCGCTGACATAAAAGATGGCGATCTGGAGTCAGCTGATAAACACTACGTTTCAATGGCTAGCGAGCACGTTGCAAGCCCGCTTTTGGAGCAAATTTTACTCATCCTTGCCCAAGCTCACGCAAATGACGAAGAGTATCTCATGGCAAATCACTATCTTGATGAATACATCAAAAGATACGGCGATAACGGCCCAAAAACAGAATTTGCTCAATATCTAAAGATAAAAGCAAATTTTGACTCATTTACCCAGCCAAACCGCAACCAAAAGCTAATGGAGGATAGCGTAACTGAAATCGAGAAATTTCTTTATATGTATCCAAATACCGAGTATAAGCCGCTTATTGAGACCATGCTTATCAAATTTAAGCTAGCCCTTTACTTCTTAGACATGCAAATAGCAGATCTTTACAAGAGAACTGGCCGTGACGTTTCGGCTAAAATTTACGAGCAAAAGCTAGAAGAGTCGCCGTTTAAAAACTCAGACCTTATCAAACCTGACGTGGCATGGTATAGAAAACTGTTTGAATAG
- a CDS encoding Na+/H+ antiporter NhaC family protein, which produces MRQILLLLFFSVALFGVDPEVAKRNAQIYGVFTLIPPVVAIALAFITKDVILSLFIGVFSGTFLINIVNENVFMGIIKGFTGIVSRVVESMADSTDAGILLQVLCIGGVVALITKMGGTKAVALWLSKKAKTGVSAQISTWLMGIFVFFDDYANALIVGPIMRPISDKFKISREKLAFIIDATAAPIAGIAIISTWVGLEVSLIEKGYELIGETGINAYSIFIETIPYRFYNLFILFFIVCTALMQREYGPMLAAERRARKGELHSGKTQIQDLEDKTLEPKEGVKLSASNAIVPLLVLVIGAFTSFYFSGLAALEGDTLKNALANPLSFSTFKDTFGAADSATSLFQAALLASIVAITMGVWRKIFDVKEAISTWVKGWKTMIITVVILLLAWSLSAVIKELGTSRYLVDLLSDSTPKFILPVAVFILGSFISFSTGTSYGTMGILMPLAIPLAYAVGKNYGLDGDAMHAYMIVNISSVLTGAIFGDHCSPISDTTILSSMGAGCSHIDHVSTQMIYALSVCAVCVLVGYLPVALGLSVWIALPCGFLAIWALVRFVGKKVEEKAA; this is translated from the coding sequence GTGAGACAAATTTTATTGTTACTATTTTTTAGTGTCGCGCTTTTTGGCGTTGATCCAGAAGTCGCCAAAAGAAATGCACAAATTTACGGCGTTTTCACGCTGATACCGCCAGTTGTGGCCATAGCGCTTGCTTTTATCACAAAAGACGTTATATTGTCGCTATTTATCGGTGTTTTTAGCGGAACATTTCTTATAAATATCGTTAATGAAAATGTATTTATGGGCATCATCAAAGGCTTTACAGGCATCGTTTCAAGAGTGGTTGAGTCAATGGCTGATAGCACCGATGCTGGCATCTTGCTTCAAGTGCTTTGTATAGGCGGCGTGGTCGCACTTATCACAAAGATGGGCGGCACAAAAGCAGTTGCTCTTTGGCTTAGCAAAAAGGCAAAAACTGGCGTCTCAGCTCAAATTTCAACTTGGCTTATGGGTATCTTTGTATTTTTCGATGACTACGCAAACGCCCTAATCGTTGGTCCTATCATGAGACCAATAAGCGATAAATTTAAAATCAGCCGCGAAAAGCTAGCCTTCATCATCGACGCCACTGCAGCACCGATTGCAGGTATTGCTATCATCTCTACATGGGTCGGACTTGAGGTTTCGCTCATTGAAAAGGGCTACGAGCTTATCGGCGAGACTGGCATAAACGCTTATTCTATATTTATCGAGACCATTCCATATAGATTTTACAACCTCTTTATCTTGTTTTTCATCGTCTGCACAGCCTTGATGCAACGCGAGTATGGCCCTATGCTAGCAGCCGAAAGACGCGCTAGAAAGGGCGAGCTTCACTCTGGCAAAACTCAAATTCAAGACCTTGAAGACAAGACTCTTGAGCCAAAAGAGGGTGTAAAACTAAGCGCTTCAAATGCGATAGTGCCGCTTCTTGTGCTAGTTATCGGCGCATTTACTAGCTTTTATTTTAGTGGTCTTGCTGCACTTGAGGGCGATACTCTTAAAAATGCACTTGCAAATCCGCTTTCATTTTCAACATTTAAAGATACTTTTGGCGCAGCTGACTCTGCTACATCGCTATTTCAAGCAGCATTGCTCGCTAGCATAGTAGCTATCACGATGGGCGTTTGGCGCAAAATTTTTGATGTAAAAGAGGCTATTAGCACGTGGGTAAAAGGCTGGAAAACTATGATCATCACGGTCGTCATCTTGCTTCTTGCTTGGAGCCTTAGTGCGGTTATCAAAGAGCTTGGCACTTCAAGATATTTGGTTGATCTACTAAGTGATTCAACGCCTAAATTTATCTTGCCAGTGGCTGTTTTCATTCTTGGCTCATTTATTAGCTTCTCAACTGGCACCAGCTACGGCACGATGGGCATTTTGATGCCTCTTGCTATCCCACTAGCTTACGCAGTGGGCAAAAACTACGGCTTAGATGGCGATGCGATGCATGCTTATATGATCGTAAATATCTCAAGCGTTCTAACTGGCGCTATCTTTGGTGATCACTGCTCGCCGATATCAGACACTACAATACTTTCATCAATGGGCGCAGGATGTAGCCACATCGATCACGTCTCAACGCAGATGATCTACGCACTTAGCGTTTGTGCGGTTTGTGTGCTTGTTGGCTACTTGCCGGTCGCACTTGGTCTTAGCGTTTGGATCGCACTTCCTTGCGGATTTTTAGCGATCTGGGCTTTGGTTAGATTTGTCGGTAAAAAAGTAGAAGAGAAAGCGGCATAA
- a CDS encoding SDR family NAD(P)-dependent oxidoreductase, with product MKKTAFVTGATSGFGEAIARRLSKEGYKIVALARREDRLKKLASELGDTHIIVADIRDKKAVFDAVDSLPDKFKDIEVLVNNAGLALGQEKTIDAKVEDFETMIDTNVKGLIYSTKAVLPLLYKQEKGYIFNLGSTAGSWPYPGSNVYGATKAFVKQFSLNLRNDLVGTNIRVTNIEPGLCKTEFSEVRFKGDKAKADSIYDHTNFITSEDIATILVNCLNMPGSVNINRVEVMANTQTWAGLAIEKF from the coding sequence ATGAAAAAGACAGCTTTTGTGACAGGCGCGACATCTGGCTTTGGCGAGGCGATCGCTAGACGACTTTCTAAAGAGGGCTACAAGATAGTAGCTCTTGCAAGGCGCGAAGATAGGCTAAAAAAGCTAGCAAGTGAGCTTGGCGATACGCATATCATCGTAGCTGACATACGTGATAAAAAGGCTGTTTTTGACGCAGTTGATAGCCTGCCTGATAAATTTAAAGATATCGAAGTACTTGTAAATAACGCTGGACTTGCCTTAGGACAAGAAAAGACGATAGATGCGAAGGTAGAGGACTTTGAGACGATGATAGACACAAATGTAAAGGGTCTTATCTACTCTACAAAGGCCGTTTTGCCGCTACTTTACAAGCAAGAAAAGGGCTATATATTTAATCTTGGCTCAACAGCTGGCTCGTGGCCATATCCTGGTAGCAACGTTTATGGCGCTACAAAGGCCTTTGTAAAGCAGTTTAGTCTAAATTTGAGAAACGATCTAGTTGGCACAAATATCAGAGTGACAAACATCGAGCCAGGGCTTTGCAAGACTGAATTTAGCGAGGTTAGATTTAAGGGCGATAAGGCAAAGGCTGATAGCATCTATGATCATACAAATTTCATCACGTCTGAGGATATCGCGACTATTTTGGTAAATTGTCTAAATATGCCTGGAAGTGTCAATATAAACAGGGTCGAAGTCATGGCAAATACGCAGACTTGGGCTGGACTTGCGATAGAAAAATTTTAA
- a CDS encoding ankyrin repeat domain-containing protein, whose amino-acid sequence MKKVAFFLFFSSFLFVNLHALECSDLAKKESFKTTPNELAYANEGLFYCDGSLLNLKEVKELFDASVAVRSESQSCVGEGVYRENLNKFRWILLKASFAPEIYQKELAKPEAAEAQKDAQMEYFRYWANESLFNFLKYKKFSEAYKNAQTPLVKFYEALGVDSASAAYYATSVINEFLSFSVGKKVNKAKALTSEQKMMAQKLSQDELANLLYSKNFTTAELTNLLDIALLNDKSSEIIEEIIRRGADLNLGDETPLFFALKNLENVKILLKNRADVNHKNFFGKSALFYAVQFEDAPLCELLLKSGANANESYIDEQSKMNMINLGMMQVEDTCGLEHTNRSVFMHAAAHATPEILKLLIDNGADMNATDDAGFNALDYAIKDKNEKNIKFLEEFGLKPNFN is encoded by the coding sequence ATGAAAAAAGTAGCTTTTTTTCTCTTTTTTAGCAGTTTTCTTTTTGTAAATTTACATGCATTAGAGTGCAGTGACCTTGCTAAAAAAGAGAGCTTTAAAACTACTCCAAACGAGCTTGCTTATGCGAATGAGGGGCTATTTTATTGCGATGGCTCGCTTTTAAATTTAAAAGAGGTAAAAGAGCTTTTTGATGCGAGTGTGGCTGTTAGAAGCGAGTCTCAAAGCTGCGTTGGCGAGGGCGTTTATAGAGAAAATTTAAATAAATTTAGATGGATCTTGCTAAAAGCCTCGTTTGCTCCTGAAATCTACCAAAAAGAGCTTGCAAAGCCAGAAGCGGCCGAGGCTCAAAAAGACGCTCAGATGGAGTACTTTAGATACTGGGCGAATGAGAGCCTGTTTAATTTCTTAAAATATAAAAAATTCAGCGAAGCTTATAAAAACGCTCAAACTCCGCTGGTTAAATTTTATGAGGCTTTAGGTGTTGATAGTGCAAGTGCCGCTTACTACGCAACTAGCGTGATAAATGAGTTTTTAAGCTTTAGCGTTGGCAAAAAGGTAAATAAGGCTAAGGCCCTAACTTCTGAGCAAAAGATGATGGCTCAAAAGCTAAGCCAAGACGAGCTTGCAAATTTGCTTTATTCTAAAAATTTCACCACCGCAGAGCTTACAAATTTACTTGATATAGCGCTACTAAATGACAAAAGTAGCGAGATAATAGAAGAGATCATAAGGCGCGGGGCGGATCTAAATTTAGGCGATGAGACACCGCTATTTTTTGCTCTTAAAAATTTAGAAAATGTAAAAATTTTGCTTAAAAATAGAGCCGATGTAAATCACAAAAATTTCTTTGGCAAAAGTGCGCTTTTTTATGCTGTGCAGTTTGAGGATGCGCCTCTTTGCGAGCTTTTGCTAAAAAGCGGGGCAAATGCAAACGAGAGCTACATCGACGAGCAATCTAAGATGAATATGATAAATTTAGGCATGATGCAAGTAGAGGATACGTGTGGCCTAGAGCATACAAACAGAAGCGTTTTCATGCACGCAGCAGCTCACGCGACGCCTGAAATTTTAAAGCTTTTGATAGATAACGGCGCTGATATGAACGCCACTGATGATGCGGGATTTAACGCGCTTGATTATGCGATCAAAGATAAAAACGAAAAAAATATTAAATTTTTAGAAGAGTTTGGTTTAAAGCCAAATTTTAATTAG
- the lon gene encoding endopeptidase La — protein sequence MQINENKGFPTEIPIIVEDELFLYPFMITPLFLSDEENLKALELAIQGETPILVVPTKPQQDGARDFDGIYDAGVIGTIMRRVPLPDGRVKVLFQGIDKGKILKQSGINPLRGIVDMLHVKRPSQVKTDALIVVLREKVRELSQFSHFFPPDLLKTIEESAEAIRVCDLVSSALRLKKQIAYSFFVEENLEQRLLKLIDYVIEEIEANKLQKEIKNKVHSKIDKTNKEYFLKEQLKQIQAELGADTSREEELEEYRKKLDAKKKFMAEDAYKEIKKQIDKLSRMHPDSADANTLQSYLDWVLEIPFENVTKKKSSIAEVSKHLNADHYSLEKPKERIEEYFALRELLELRGVGEKVNNGAILCFAGPPGVGKTSLANSIAKALKRELVRIALGGLEDVNELRGHRRTYIGAMPGRIVQGLIEAKQMNPVVVLDEIDKVGRSYRGDPTAVLLEILDPEQNNKFRDYYLNFNIDLSKIIFIATANDVSMIPAALRDRMEFIELSSYTPQEKFEIAKKYLLPQELKKHGLKPSDVSISKEALELIISDYTRESGVRNLRRRIADILRKVAKNILTKKNEGKISVTAKNLKEFLEKKVYEIEPADKKDQIGLVNGLAWTSVGGDVLRIEAIRIQGKGNMQITGQLGDVMKESAQIAFSVVKVLIDNKKLKVPMAIVPKFDDDKHKLEASDVYRRYDLHLHVPEGAVPKDGPSAGITMATAIASILTDTKVKHDIAMTGEITLTGRVLPIGGLKEKLIAAHKAGIKTALIPRKNYDRDLVDIPAEVKADMKIIAVDTIDDVLKNALVAKK from the coding sequence TTGCAAATAAACGAAAACAAAGGCTTCCCAACTGAGATACCTATCATAGTTGAGGACGAGCTATTTTTATATCCATTTATGATAACACCGCTTTTTTTAAGCGACGAAGAAAATTTAAAAGCGCTTGAGCTTGCCATACAAGGAGAAACGCCGATCCTTGTCGTGCCTACAAAGCCCCAGCAAGACGGCGCTAGAGACTTTGACGGCATCTATGATGCAGGCGTGATCGGCACGATAATGCGCCGTGTGCCGCTACCTGACGGACGCGTAAAAGTGCTATTTCAGGGCATCGACAAGGGTAAAATTTTAAAACAATCAGGCATAAACCCACTCCGTGGCATCGTCGATATGCTCCACGTAAAGCGCCCATCACAGGTCAAAACTGACGCTCTCATCGTAGTTTTAAGAGAAAAAGTAAGAGAACTTTCGCAGTTTAGCCACTTTTTCCCGCCTGATCTTTTAAAGACGATCGAAGAGAGTGCTGAGGCGATCAGAGTTTGCGACCTAGTCTCAAGCGCGCTTCGCCTAAAAAAACAGATCGCTTATAGCTTTTTTGTCGAAGAAAATTTAGAGCAGCGCCTACTAAAGCTCATCGACTACGTCATCGAAGAGATCGAGGCAAACAAGCTTCAAAAAGAGATCAAAAATAAGGTTCATTCAAAGATCGACAAGACAAACAAAGAGTACTTTTTAAAAGAGCAGCTAAAGCAAATTCAAGCTGAGCTTGGAGCGGATACGAGCCGTGAAGAGGAGCTTGAGGAGTACCGCAAAAAGCTTGATGCGAAGAAGAAATTTATGGCTGAGGACGCCTATAAAGAGATCAAAAAACAAATAGATAAGCTCTCTCGCATGCACCCAGACTCAGCAGACGCGAACACCTTGCAAAGCTACCTTGACTGGGTACTTGAAATTCCATTTGAGAATGTAACTAAGAAAAAGTCATCTATCGCCGAAGTGAGCAAGCACCTAAATGCCGATCACTACAGCTTAGAAAAGCCAAAAGAGCGCATAGAGGAGTATTTTGCCTTGCGTGAGCTTTTGGAGCTTAGAGGTGTTGGTGAAAAGGTAAATAACGGCGCCATTTTATGCTTTGCAGGACCCCCAGGCGTGGGTAAAACAAGCCTTGCAAACTCGATCGCAAAGGCGCTAAAGCGTGAGCTAGTCAGGATCGCTCTTGGCGGACTTGAGGACGTAAACGAGCTAAGAGGCCACCGCCGCACCTATATAGGCGCTATGCCAGGCCGCATCGTGCAAGGGCTCATAGAAGCCAAGCAGATGAATCCAGTGGTTGTTTTAGACGAGATTGACAAAGTTGGCAGAAGCTACAGAGGCGACCCGACTGCTGTTTTACTTGAGATTTTAGACCCAGAGCAAAATAATAAATTTAGAGACTATTACCTAAATTTCAACATTGATCTTAGCAAGATCATCTTCATCGCCACAGCAAATGACGTGAGCATGATACCAGCTGCACTTCGTGACAGGATGGAGTTTATCGAGCTTAGCTCATACACCCCACAAGAGAAATTTGAGATCGCTAAAAAATATCTCTTGCCTCAAGAGCTTAAAAAGCACGGGCTAAAACCAAGTGATGTGAGCATCAGTAAAGAGGCGCTTGAGCTAATCATCAGCGACTACACAAGAGAGAGTGGTGTGCGAAATTTACGCCGCAGGATCGCTGATATACTAAGAAAAGTCGCCAAAAACATCCTTACCAAAAAGAATGAAGGCAAAATCAGCGTCACGGCTAAAAATTTAAAAGAGTTTTTAGAGAAAAAGGTCTATGAGATCGAGCCAGCTGACAAGAAAGACCAGATCGGCTTGGTAAATGGCCTTGCGTGGACGAGTGTCGGTGGCGACGTGCTAAGGATCGAGGCTATCAGGATCCAAGGCAAAGGCAATATGCAGATCACCGGCCAGCTAGGCGACGTGATGAAAGAGAGCGCTCAGATCGCATTTAGCGTCGTAAAAGTGCTGATAGACAACAAAAAGCTAAAAGTGCCGATGGCTATCGTGCCAAAATTTGACGACGACAAGCACAAGCTCGAAGCCAGCGACGTTTATAGACGCTATGACCTTCACTTACACGTGCCAGAAGGTGCGGTGCCAAAAGATGGTCCAAGCGCTGGTATCACGATGGCAACTGCGATCGCATCGATACTAACTGATACAAAAGTCAAACACGACATCGCAATGACTGGCGAGATCACACTAACTGGTAGAGTTTTACCTATCGGAGGACTAAAAGAGAAGCTGATCGCCGCTCACAAAGCTGGCATCAAAACAGCTCTGATACCTCGTAAAAACTATGACCGTGACCTTGTCGATATCCCAGCCGAAGTAAAAGCTGATATGAAGATCATCGCCGTTGATACGATCGATGATGTGCTAAAAAACGCTCTTGTAGCTAAAAAATAA
- a CDS encoding bifunctional aconitate hydratase 2/2-methylisocitrate dehydratase: MGFFTDYEKHVSEREKEGVPPLALNAKQTSEICELMRLAGNSSGDEKAQNELKFLINLLTNRVNPGVDDAAKIKAEFLGEVIEGLKIDGLDAVRAIKILGKMLGGYNVEILVRALKNSDDVIAQAAANELKNIILVHEHFDEITKLANSNKFAKEVLVSWANAEWFTHKKPLDECINAVVFKVPGETNTDDLSPASEAYTRADIPLHAKAMLVKKMPEGLKILQELKSLGKSVAYVGDVVGTGSSRKSGINSIQWHLGDEIEGVPNKKTGGIVIGTTIAPIFFNTAEDSGALPIVANVNELEMGDEIEIYPFKGEIYKLAGNEKKLVANFKLSPNTLSDEIRAGGRIPLMIGRQVTKKAREALGLGEEQIFIKPDQPKELGGGYTLAQKMVGKACGKAGVRAGAYVEPEILTVGSQDTTGPMTRDEIKELASLSFGADFVLQSFCHTAAYPKPSDLEMQKSLPKFMTLRGGVSLKPGDGVIHSWLNRMVLPDTVGTGGDSHTRFPIGISFPAGSGLVAFAAVLGMMPLNMPESVLIKFKGELKEGVTLRDLVNAIPYFAIKKGLLSVEKKNKKNIFAGKILEIEGLESLKVEQAFELSDASAERSAAACVVNLSIDSVAEYVRSNVALIEAMIKAGYESRETLERRKEKMQKWLENPTLLRADKDARYAEILEIDLSQIDEPILACPNDPDDVATLSEILADSKRAHNIDEVFVGSCMTNIGHYRALARILERESKLTTRLWIAPPTKMDKKTLEDEGVYEIFKRLNARTEVPGCSLCMGNQARVNDNAVVFSTSTRNFDNRMGMGAKVYLGSAELAAVCALLGRLPSVSEYKKIVRDSLSLNKDQIYKYLNFNEISEFSI, translated from the coding sequence ATGGGCTTTTTTACCGACTACGAAAAACACGTGAGTGAGCGAGAAAAAGAGGGCGTGCCACCGCTTGCGCTAAATGCCAAGCAAACAAGCGAAATTTGCGAGCTAATGAGACTTGCTGGCAACTCTAGTGGCGATGAGAAGGCGCAAAACGAGCTAAAATTTCTTATAAATTTGCTCACAAATCGCGTAAATCCAGGCGTTGATGACGCGGCAAAGATAAAGGCAGAATTTCTTGGCGAGGTGATAGAAGGTCTTAAGATAGACGGCCTTGACGCGGTTCGTGCCATTAAAATTTTAGGAAAGATGCTTGGCGGATATAACGTGGAAATTTTGGTGCGAGCACTAAAAAATAGCGATGATGTTATCGCGCAAGCTGCGGCAAATGAGCTAAAAAACATTATCTTGGTGCATGAACATTTTGACGAGATCACAAAGCTAGCAAATAGCAATAAATTTGCAAAAGAGGTGCTTGTTTCTTGGGCAAACGCCGAGTGGTTTACGCATAAAAAGCCGCTTGATGAGTGCATAAATGCAGTGGTTTTTAAGGTGCCTGGCGAGACAAATACAGATGATCTAAGTCCTGCAAGCGAAGCCTATACAAGGGCTGACATACCGCTTCACGCAAAGGCGATGCTCGTTAAAAAGATGCCTGAGGGTTTGAAAATTTTACAAGAGCTAAAAAGCCTTGGTAAGAGCGTGGCATATGTTGGCGACGTGGTCGGCACTGGTAGCAGCAGAAAGAGCGGTATAAACTCTATCCAGTGGCACCTTGGCGATGAAATCGAGGGCGTGCCAAACAAAAAAACCGGTGGCATCGTGATCGGCACGACCATAGCTCCGATATTTTTTAACACCGCTGAAGATAGCGGCGCACTGCCGATAGTTGCAAACGTAAATGAGCTAGAAATGGGCGATGAGATAGAAATTTATCCATTTAAAGGCGAAATTTACAAGCTCGCAGGCAACGAAAAAAAGCTCGTGGCAAATTTTAAACTTAGCCCAAACACTCTAAGCGACGAGATAAGAGCAGGCGGCAGGATACCTTTGATGATAGGTAGGCAAGTGACCAAAAAGGCTAGAGAGGCCTTGGGGCTTGGCGAAGAGCAAATTTTCATAAAGCCAGATCAGCCAAAAGAGCTAGGCGGTGGCTATACACTCGCTCAAAAGATGGTCGGCAAGGCTTGTGGCAAGGCTGGCGTGAGAGCTGGGGCATACGTGGAGCCTGAAATTTTGACCGTTGGCTCGCAAGACACTACAGGGCCCATGACTAGAGATGAGATAAAAGAGCTTGCTAGCCTTAGTTTTGGGGCGGATTTTGTCTTGCAAAGCTTTTGCCATACGGCTGCTTATCCAAAGCCAAGCGACCTCGAGATGCAAAAGAGTTTGCCTAAATTTATGACGCTTCGCGGTGGGGTTAGCTTAAAGCCAGGTGATGGCGTCATCCACTCGTGGCTAAACCGCATGGTCTTGCCTGACACGGTGGGCACTGGCGGCGATAGTCACACGAGATTTCCTATTGGCATTAGCTTTCCAGCAGGTAGCGGCCTAGTAGCGTTTGCAGCGGTACTTGGAATGATGCCGCTAAATATGCCAGAGTCAGTTTTGATCAAATTTAAAGGCGAGCTAAAAGAGGGCGTGACGCTTCGTGATCTTGTCAATGCGATACCTTATTTTGCTATCAAAAAAGGGCTTTTAAGCGTTGAAAAGAAAAACAAAAAGAACATTTTTGCGGGCAAAATTTTAGAGATAGAAGGGCTTGAGAGTCTAAAAGTGGAGCAGGCGTTTGAGCTAAGTGACGCTTCGGCTGAGCGCTCGGCGGCTGCTTGCGTGGTAAATTTAAGCATTGATAGCGTCGCGGAGTACGTTCGCTCAAATGTTGCGCTAATTGAGGCGATGATAAAAGCTGGGTATGAGAGCCGTGAAACGCTTGAGAGGCGAAAAGAGAAGATGCAAAAATGGCTAGAAAACCCAACTCTTTTAAGAGCTGACAAGGACGCAAGATATGCTGAAATTTTAGAGATTGATTTATCACAGATAGATGAGCCGATTTTGGCCTGTCCAAACGACCCAGACGACGTGGCGACACTGAGTGAAATTTTAGCTGATAGCAAAAGAGCACACAACATCGACGAGGTCTTTGTGGGTAGCTGTATGACAAATATCGGGCATTACAGGGCGCTTGCTAGAATTTTAGAGCGTGAGAGTAAGCTCACTACTAGACTTTGGATCGCTCCGCCAACAAAGATGGATAAAAAGACGCTTGAAGATGAGGGCGTTTATGAAATTTTTAAAAGGTTAAATGCTAGGACAGAGGTGCCAGGCTGCTCGCTTTGCATGGGTAATCAAGCAAGAGTAAATGACAATGCCGTCGTTTTTTCGACCTCGACTAGAAATTTTGACAACAGAATGGGCATGGGCGCAAAGGTCTATCTAGGAAGTGCCGAGCTAGCTGCTGTATGCGCGCTATTAGGGCGTTTGCCAAGCGTTAGCGAGTATAAAAAAATAGTAAGAGATAGTCTTAGTTTAAATAAAGATCAAATTTATAAATACCTAAATTTTAATGAAATAAGCGAGTTTAGTATATAA